The Nocardioides sp. cx-173 genome segment AATGCCAGCACCAGGCCACGACAAGGAGATCCGCCGGTTATGCGACTCATCATGATGGGCCCCCCGGGCGCCGGCAAGGGCACCCAGGCGAAGTTCGTCGCCGACCACTTCAAGATCCCCGCCATCTCCACGGGTGACATCTTCCGGGCCAACGTCAGCCAGGGCACCGAGCTGGGCCTGAAGGCCAAGCAGTACATGGATGCCGGGGACTACGTCCCTGACGAGGTCACCAACCTGATGGTTCGCAACCGGATCGACGAGGCGGACGCGGTGTCCGGCTTCTTGCTGGACGGCTACCCGCGCACGCTCTCGCAGGTCGAGGAGCTCGACGGGATGATCAAGTTCACCGGCCATGAGCTCGACGCCGTCGTCGTGCTGACCGTGGACCAGGACGAGATCGTGCAGCGGCTGCTGCAGCGCGCCAAGGTCGAGGGCCGCGCGGACGACACCGAGGACGTCATCCGCAAGCGCCAGGAGCTCTACGTCGAGCAGACCGAGCCGCTGATCGAGGTCTACCGCGGCCGCGGCATCCTGATCGAGCTCAACGGCATGGGTGAGGTCAGCGAGGTCACGCAGCGGATCTTCGACGCCCTGGACGAGATCCCCCAGAGCTGACCACGCTCGTGGGACTGTTCGACCGCGGCATCGAGATCAAGTCGCCGGACCAGATCGACGCGATGCGTCGTGCCGGCCTCGTGGTGGGCGCCACGCTCGAGCTGATGCGCGCCAGCGTCCGCGCCGGTATCACCACCGCGGAGCTGGACGCGATCGCGGAGGACCACATCCGCTCCTCCGGCGCCGTGCCGTCCTTCCAGGGCTACCAGGGCTTCCCGGCGAGCATCTGCGCCTCCGTGAACGACGAGGTCGTCCACGGCATCCCGGGGCCACGGGTGCTCGCCGAGGGCGACCTGGTCTCCATCGACTGCGGCGCCATCGTCGACGGGTGGCACGGTGACGCCGCCGTCACCGTCGCCGTCGGCCCGGTCACCGACGACCTCAGCGCGCTCATGCGGGTGACCGAGGAGGCGATGTGGCGCGGGATCGCGGCCGCGCGCCCGGGCGGCCGCGTCACCGACATCTCCCACGCCGTCGAGCAGCACATCCGCTCCGCCGGCGCCTACGGCATCCTCGAGGACTACACCGGCCACGGGATCGGCAGCCAGATGCACCAGCCCCCCGACGTACCCAACTACGGTCGGGCCGGCCGGGGCGCCAAGCTGGTCGAGGGCCTCGCGCTCGCAGTCGAGCCCATGGTGACCCTCGGGACCAAGGAGAGCGTGCTGCTCGACGACGACTGGACCGTCGTGACGGCCGACGGCAGCTGGGCCGCCCACTTCGAGCACACCTTCACCCTGACCGACCGCGGCACCTGGGTCCTGACCGCCCTCGACGGCGGCGAGGAGATGCTGCGCCAGCTCGGTGTCCCCTTCGGCGGTCGCTGACCCGTCACCAACTGCACGCAATCACCGCTGACCCGTCAGAAAGTTTGTGACGGGTCAGCGGGCGTTGGCGTGAGTCGGCGACGGGTCATCAGTCGGAGACTCCCCGGTCCGTGGTGGCGGGCGGGTTCGCGGGGTTGTCTGTGGCGTGGGAGGATGGGGTACGTAGGAGGGGAGTATTCCTTTCGCTGCGGTGTCGTCAGCACGACCTGCGTCTCGGCGCGGTCCGGGGCCGTGGGTCGCTTGCGAGCGGCGGAAGAGACCTCTGGGCTTTCCCTGTCCCCTCATCCCTGGAGCCACCTGTGGACGTTTCCACCCTCGAATGGACCATCACGATCGGTGTCACGGTCGCCGTGCTCCTGTTCGACGTCGTCGTGATCGCCCGTCATCCGCACGAGCCCACGATGCGCGAGTGCGCGGTGGCCCTGACCTTCTACCTCGGCGCGGCCGTCGCGTTCGGGGTGTGGACGCTGTTCTTCCACGGTCACGACTACGGGGTGGAGTTCTTCGCCGGCTGGCTGACCGAGTACAGCCTGTCGATGGACAACCTGTTCGTGTTCATCATCTTGATGGCGGCGCTGAAGGTCCCGCGGGAGCTGCAGCAGGAAGCCCTGATGGTGGGCATCATCCTGGCCCTGATCTTCCGGGCGATCTTCATCGCGCTGGGCTACCAGCTCATCGAGAACTTCTCGTTCGTCTTCTACGTGTTCGGCGCCTTCCTCGTCTACACCGCCTACACGCTGGTGAAGAGCTATCGCTCCCATGAGGACGAGCACCCGGAGGAGAACGCCCTGGTGAAGTTCGCGCAGAGTCACCTCAACGTCGGCGACCAGTGGCACGGCCTGAAGCTCTGGTACCGCGAGAACGGCGCGCGCGTCGTGTCCCCGATGCTGATCGTCATCATCGCGCTCGGCAGCACCGACATCCTGTTCGCCCTGGACTCGATCCCGGCGATCTTCGGCATCACCCAGGAGCCGTACCTGGTCTTCGCCGCCAACGTCTTCGCGCTGATGGGCCTTCGCCAGCTGTACTTCCTGCTCGGCGGGCTGCTCCAGCGCCTGGTCTACCTGTCGCTGGGCCTGTCCTTCATCCTCGCGTTCATCGGCGTCAAGCTCGTGCTGCACGCCCTGCACGAGAACGAGCTGCCGTTCATCAACGGCGGCGAGCACGTCTCCGTCCCGGAGATCTCGTCCCTGCTGAGCCTCGGGGTGATCCTGGTGACGCTGGTGCTCACCGCGGTGGCCAGCCTGGTCAAGGACAAGCGCAACGCGGAGGCCGAGCGCCGCACCGCCTGACCTCCGGACGGCGGCGGGCAGGGCGGAATGATCCGCCGTGCCCGCACGTTGACCAGGGTGATGTCGACCAACATGCCTGCCCTGTCCGTGCTCGACCTGGTGCCGGTGCGCAGCGACCAGACGACCGGGGACGCGATCGCTGCGACCCTGGCCCTGGCGCGCGTCGCCGACGAGTCGGGCTACCGCCGCTTCTGGCTCGCCGAGCACCACAACATGCCCGCCGTCGCCGCGACGAACCCACCGGTGCTGATCTCGATGGTCGCCTCGGCCACCTCGCGGATCAAGGTCGGCTCCGGAGGGGTGATGCTGCCCAACCACGCGCCGCTGGTGGTCGCCGAGCAGTTCGCGCTCCTCGAGGCGGCGTTCCCCGGTCGGATCGACCTGGGCATCGGCCGGGCGCCCGGGACCGACCCGGTGACCTCCTGGGCGCTGCGACACGGCGCCGGGGGAGTGAGCGACGAGGCGGTGTCGCTCTTCCCCGAGTACGTCGACAACGTGCTGGCCATGATGGAGCCCGGCGGGGTCGGGCTGGCCGTGCAGGGCCGCAGGCACGTGCTGCGCGCGACGCCCACCGCGACGTCCGTGCCCCAGATCTGGCTGCTCGGCTCTTCGGACTACTCCGCCCGGCTGGCGGCGGAGAAGGGGATGCCGTACGTGTTCGCGCACCACTTCTCCGGC includes the following:
- a CDS encoding adenylate kinase, producing MRLIMMGPPGAGKGTQAKFVADHFKIPAISTGDIFRANVSQGTELGLKAKQYMDAGDYVPDEVTNLMVRNRIDEADAVSGFLLDGYPRTLSQVEELDGMIKFTGHELDAVVVLTVDQDEIVQRLLQRAKVEGRADDTEDVIRKRQELYVEQTEPLIEVYRGRGILIELNGMGEVSEVTQRIFDALDEIPQS
- the map gene encoding type I methionyl aminopeptidase — translated: MGLFDRGIEIKSPDQIDAMRRAGLVVGATLELMRASVRAGITTAELDAIAEDHIRSSGAVPSFQGYQGFPASICASVNDEVVHGIPGPRVLAEGDLVSIDCGAIVDGWHGDAAVTVAVGPVTDDLSALMRVTEEAMWRGIAAARPGGRVTDISHAVEQHIRSAGAYGILEDYTGHGIGSQMHQPPDVPNYGRAGRGAKLVEGLALAVEPMVTLGTKESVLLDDDWTVVTADGSWAAHFEHTFTLTDRGTWVLTALDGGEEMLRQLGVPFGGR
- a CDS encoding TerC family protein — encoded protein: MDVSTLEWTITIGVTVAVLLFDVVVIARHPHEPTMRECAVALTFYLGAAVAFGVWTLFFHGHDYGVEFFAGWLTEYSLSMDNLFVFIILMAALKVPRELQQEALMVGIILALIFRAIFIALGYQLIENFSFVFYVFGAFLVYTAYTLVKSYRSHEDEHPEENALVKFAQSHLNVGDQWHGLKLWYRENGARVVSPMLIVIIALGSTDILFALDSIPAIFGITQEPYLVFAANVFALMGLRQLYFLLGGLLQRLVYLSLGLSFILAFIGVKLVLHALHENELPFINGGEHVSVPEISSLLSLGVILVTLVLTAVASLVKDKRNAEAERRTA
- a CDS encoding LLM class flavin-dependent oxidoreductase; its protein translation is MPALSVLDLVPVRSDQTTGDAIAATLALARVADESGYRRFWLAEHHNMPAVAATNPPVLISMVASATSRIKVGSGGVMLPNHAPLVVAEQFALLEAAFPGRIDLGIGRAPGTDPVTSWALRHGAGGVSDEAVSLFPEYVDNVLAMMEPGGVGLAVQGRRHVLRATPTATSVPQIWLLGSSDYSARLAAEKGMPYVFAHHFSGEGTREAIALYRSRFVPSPELAEPRTFLTVNAAVAETEEEARRLALPQLLQMVALRTGQPLTPQRTVEEAERDGVPEAHRALVEAMAARWVIGAAAEARARVTELAQTYDVDEVMVNPVAGAVAGTDSASSPAREETLRLLAK